Proteins encoded in a region of the Streptomyces akebiae genome:
- a CDS encoding SAM-dependent methyltransferase: MTDNPAASDFPSSSLNRRIVTTRPSAARIWNYWLGGRDYYEVDRKAGDEIRRLHPSIHDYARADRRFLRRAVRHLAAEVGIRQFLDIGAGLPTAENTHEVAQRVLPDARIVYVDNDPLVLVHARALLTSAPEGRTDHVDEDVRNVDSILEHAARTLDLTRPVALMLLDVLAFVTDDEDPHGIVRRLMAALPAGSHLMLSHTVTDPRWPDVDIAAAWWNEHGTPRLNQRTPATVARFFDGLDLLEPGVVSCSRWRPEPTDEDTGEPAEVAMYCGVGGKR; the protein is encoded by the coding sequence GTGACGGACAACCCGGCAGCCTCGGACTTCCCCTCCTCGTCGCTGAACCGGCGCATCGTCACCACGCGGCCGAGCGCGGCACGGATCTGGAACTACTGGCTCGGTGGCAGGGACTACTACGAGGTCGACCGCAAGGCCGGGGACGAGATACGCCGACTGCATCCCAGCATCCACGACTACGCCCGCGCGGACCGGCGTTTCCTGCGCCGGGCGGTGCGCCATCTGGCCGCCGAGGTGGGGATCCGCCAGTTCCTGGACATCGGCGCCGGGCTGCCGACGGCGGAGAACACCCACGAGGTCGCCCAACGCGTCCTCCCGGACGCGCGGATCGTCTACGTCGACAACGACCCACTGGTCCTGGTGCACGCCCGGGCCCTGCTGACGAGCGCGCCCGAGGGGCGTACCGACCACGTGGACGAGGACGTGCGCAACGTCGACTCGATCCTCGAACACGCCGCGCGGACCCTGGACCTGACCCGGCCGGTCGCGCTGATGCTGCTCGACGTGCTGGCCTTCGTCACCGACGACGAGGACCCGCACGGCATCGTGCGCCGCCTCATGGCCGCCCTGCCCGCCGGCAGCCATCTGATGCTCTCGCACACCGTCACCGACCCGCGGTGGCCCGACGTGGACATCGCGGCGGCCTGGTGGAACGAGCACGGCACCCCGCGACTGAACCAGCGCACCCCCGCGACGGTGGCCCGCTTCTTCGACGGACTGGACCTCCTCGAACCGGGCGTCGTCTCGTGCTCGCGCTGGCGCCCGGAGCCCACCGACGAGGACACCGGCGAGCCGGCGGAAGTGGCCATGTACTGCGGAGTGGGAGGCAAGCGCTGA
- a CDS encoding GNAT family N-acetyltransferase, whose protein sequence is MTTDPVRLQLDVDDFDLARFQPYVDKCRTSGIRLTTLSELGDTPEHRRALYELNKECSADIPERGAFFTYDEYHRLRFEVPSYDPRGVVLALDGDRWIGMAATSDRRGSGFVFNEMTGVRVGHRGRGISVAMKTFGIGFAGICGVSTVRTVHHPANDRAIAMNRTLGYVDADW, encoded by the coding sequence ATGACGACCGACCCGGTCCGGCTCCAACTGGACGTCGACGACTTCGACCTGGCACGTTTCCAGCCGTACGTCGACAAGTGCCGGACCTCCGGCATCCGGCTGACGACGCTCTCCGAACTCGGCGACACCCCGGAGCACCGCCGGGCGTTGTACGAACTCAACAAGGAGTGCTCGGCCGACATCCCCGAGCGCGGCGCCTTCTTCACGTACGACGAGTACCACCGGCTCCGCTTCGAGGTGCCCTCCTACGATCCGCGCGGTGTCGTGCTGGCCCTCGACGGCGACCGGTGGATCGGCATGGCTGCCACCTCGGACCGGCGCGGTTCGGGGTTCGTGTTCAACGAGATGACCGGAGTGCGGGTCGGGCATCGCGGCCGGGGCATCTCGGTGGCCATGAAGACCTTCGGCATCGGGTTCGCCGGGATCTGCGGGGTGAGCACCGTCCGGACGGTCCACCACCCGGCCAACGACCGTGCGATCGCCATGAACCGGACGTTGGGATACGTCGACGCGGACTGGTGA
- a CDS encoding S1 family peptidase — protein MRHARRRVVKRVVRLTAAGGVICGALMVTQAAMATEPAVTPPATPSAVLSASGTGNGLLTELGSERTAGTWIAEDGSPVVAVTDEKAAAEVEQAGARPKMVEYSGEDLKSATEALRSAPRVPGTSWSIDPASNEVVVRADSTVSKKDWSSLTDLAEEIGGSVRMERTEGAYTMRLNGAQPIFGTGGRCSIGFNVTDGENDFMLTAGHCGPEGSVWFSDDQGRQEIGRTTETNFPGADYSLVQYLQDAPSNKTNVVSVGDGRGVRITSVGDAAVGQRVFRSGSTSGFRNGEVTGLDATVNYPEGTVTGLIETTVCAEPGDSGGPLFSEGVALGVTSGGNGDCDAGGTTFFQPLSDALDDLGVQLNGLPQSAAQPTAAADGSEDDSQGAAAPGSAEPGAVESVESIEAASDLLDRLADPRNVGPGLLVIAGSMVALAATRFIRTEQDRQAYRRQYSQSWG, from the coding sequence ATGAGGCACGCACGACGACGAGTCGTGAAGCGGGTGGTGCGGCTGACGGCCGCCGGTGGAGTGATCTGCGGAGCCCTGATGGTCACGCAGGCGGCGATGGCGACCGAACCCGCCGTCACCCCGCCCGCGACCCCGAGCGCGGTGCTGTCCGCGTCCGGCACCGGAAACGGTCTGCTGACCGAACTCGGCTCCGAGCGGACCGCGGGCACCTGGATCGCCGAGGACGGCAGCCCGGTCGTCGCCGTCACCGACGAGAAGGCCGCCGCCGAGGTGGAGCAGGCGGGCGCCCGCCCGAAAATGGTCGAGTACAGCGGCGAGGACCTGAAGTCCGCCACGGAGGCGCTGCGTTCGGCACCCCGGGTGCCGGGCACCTCCTGGTCGATCGACCCCGCCTCCAACGAGGTGGTGGTGCGCGCCGACAGCACCGTCTCCAAGAAGGACTGGTCGAGCCTGACCGACCTCGCCGAGGAGATCGGCGGCTCCGTACGGATGGAGCGCACCGAAGGCGCGTACACGATGCGGCTCAACGGCGCGCAGCCGATCTTCGGGACCGGCGGGCGTTGTTCGATCGGCTTCAACGTGACCGACGGCGAGAACGACTTCATGCTGACCGCCGGGCACTGCGGCCCCGAGGGTTCCGTCTGGTTCTCGGACGACCAGGGCCGGCAGGAGATCGGCCGGACCACCGAGACCAACTTCCCCGGCGCCGACTACTCGCTCGTCCAGTACCTCCAGGACGCGCCGAGCAACAAGACCAACGTCGTCTCCGTCGGCGACGGCCGCGGCGTGCGCATCACCTCCGTCGGTGACGCGGCGGTCGGCCAGCGGGTCTTCCGCAGCGGCAGCACCAGCGGCTTCCGCAACGGCGAGGTGACCGGCCTCGACGCCACGGTCAACTACCCCGAGGGCACGGTCACCGGTCTCATCGAGACCACGGTCTGCGCCGAACCGGGCGACAGTGGAGGCCCGCTCTTCTCGGAAGGAGTGGCGCTGGGGGTGACCTCGGGCGGCAACGGCGACTGCGACGCGGGCGGTACGACGTTCTTCCAGCCGCTGTCGGACGCCCTCGACGACCTCGGCGTCCAGCTGAACGGTCTGCCGCAGTCCGCCGCCCAACCGACCGCCGCGGCCGACGGCTCCGAGGACGACTCCCAGGGTGCCGCCGCCCCGGGCTCCGCCGAACCGGGTGCCGTGGAATCCGTCGAGTCCATCGAGGCCGCCTCCGACCTCCTCGACCGTCTCGCCGACCCCCGCAACGTCGGCCCCGGCCTGCTGGTGATCGCCGGAAGCATGGTCGCCCTGGCGGCCACCCGCTTCATCCGCACGGAACAGGACCGCCAGGCATACCGCCGCCAGTACTCACAGAGCTGGGGCTAG